From Zonotrichia leucophrys gambelii isolate GWCS_2022_RI unplaced genomic scaffold, RI_Zleu_2.0 Scaffold_1179_14756, whole genome shotgun sequence:
tgtgtcacctgtgtccctgtgtccctgtgtccctgtccctgtgtccctctgtccctgtgtccctgtgtcacctgtccctgtgcccgtgtccctgtgtcacctgtccctgtgtccctgtgtcccccagcactACAGGCGCACCAAGCagctgccgccgctgcccgccTGCTGTGCGGagctgcagtgtcactgtgtccctgtgtcacctgtccctgtgtccctgtccctgtgtccctttgtCACCTGTCCGTGTCCCCCAGCACTACAGGCGCACCAAGCagctgccgccgctgcccgccTGCTGTGCGGAGCTGCAGCCGCACGAGTGGAAGGCGCCGCTGGAGCGGGAGGAGCAGCGCCTGCCCTTCTGGCTCAAGGTATTTCCGCAGGGCAGCGGGGTTCGGCtcggttttggggttttatttggttttctggggatttttttccttttagtggattttttttccccttgtggatttttctttgggttttccCCTTGTGGATTTTCCCCttatggattttttcctttgtatttttttccttttgtggatttttcccttgtggatttttttccttttagtggattttttttccccttgtggatttttctttgggttttccccttgtggatttttttccttgtggatATTTTTCCCGTGTGGGTTTTCCCCTTGTGGATTTTCCCcttgtggattttttccttttggattttttttccttttgtggattttttttccttttgtggattttttttccccttgtggatttttctttgggttttccCCTTGTGGATTTTCCccttatggatttttttccttgtggatATTTTTCCCATGTGGATTTTCCACTTGTGGATTTTCCCcttgtggattttttccttttggatttttttttccttttgtggattttttccttatggattttttccttttgtggaattttcttccccttgtgcatatttttccttgtggatttttttttccttttgtggattttttccttatggattttttccttttgtggaattttcttccccttgtggatatttttccttgtgggtttttttccttttggattttccctgtggatttttgtttttgtggatttttcccttctggattttttcccttctggatTTTCCTTCTGGATTTTTCCCCTTGTGGATTTTCTccttagggatttttttccttttgtggattttttcccttgtggatttatttccttttggattttttccttgtggattttttccttgtggatttttttctttttgtggattttccccTTGTGGATTTTTATCTTGTGGATTTTCTCCttatggattttttccttttgtggatttttccccttGTGGATTTTCCTcttggattttttcctcatatattttttccttgtggattttttccttatGGATTTTTcacttgtggatttttttccttttggactTTCcccttttgtggattttttccttttggatttttctccttatggattttttccttttgtggatttttttttctggattttttccttctgttttggttttttttttttttttccttctggttttcttccttctggACTTGTttccttttgtggtttttttttttctggttttttttttccttttggattttttccttttggatttttcctggaGCCACAGACACCATTCCTGTGAGTCAGGCAGTCAGGGAGCACTGTCCCCAAGGCAACACTCAAATGCCATAAAATCCATTTCTCTTCCTCACCCCCTGTCCCACAGGGAACTTTCCTTCCcacaaaatctgatttttactAAAGCAACCtttataaaaccaaaaaacacctttgtttttcctcaggatttttgaCTCTCCTAAAGGTTTTGCAGCGCAACTCATGAATTTAATGTACTATTATGTACTATTATGTTACTATTAAGTAACATGGAGTAgtagaaaggaaataaatcctgCTTGTAGAAGCAGGCAGAGGAAGCTCTACCAGCTCACAGAGTTgccttctgtgctgctgtgtgaaggtgaaaatacagaaataaataatatttaaaatcaatttttgcTCCTTTCAGGCGAGCTTGCCCTCCATCCAGAGGGAGCTGAAGCAGCTGGCAGAAGATGCCAAGGAGACGCCAACGTCTCCTGCTGGAGAATCTGCCCTGGCGGGGGCAGAGAAGGAATCTTCAGGCGGGGAATGCGATGACAAATATCCTTTGCTGATGCCCAAGGGGCTCGTGCTCACCCTGAAACCTTTGGGAAACCGCTTTTCCCGGCGGCCCTGGAGGAGGCAGAGATGTGCAGCTCTGAAGCCGGTGCTGATccggcccagccccggcctgcagcccggccccggcgcccCGGGCCTGCAGAAAAGCCAGAAATCGCCTCAGGCAGAGGCCCCGCCCAGCCGGCTCCGCGGCCGCGTCCCCCGGCCCATCCagccggcgccgccgcccctcAGGGTGCCGGCAGTGCTGGCGGCCGGGGATGCCGTGGAGTTCCAGAATGTTCTGCCCGCCgggcagcccagctccaggcaggccttcccaggggctgtggtggCCTCAGAGGCGGGCGGGGCCCAGCCCAAGGTGATGCTGCCGGCGCTGGGCGCCGTGAGGGCGCGCAGGCCGTGCGTGAGGAAAGGCcaccagaggaaaaaagggcccAAATGTGCCCCGGTGATCAAAGCTgcccctgtgctccagccctcccctGTCATCCTCACCGTCCCTGCCACCACGGTGAAGGTGCTCAACATTGGCAATGGCTGCAACGTCATCCAGCCCCTGGGCACGGCCGTGGGCCGCGGCGCTCAGGCCATCCCGGTCACCACCCTGCTGGTGAACCCCTCCCCGTTCCCGTGCCCCCTCAGCCAGCCCCTGGTGACCTCGTCCATCCCGTCCCTGAttgtgtcccccagccctgtggggagagaaggggaggagaagctgaccctgctccctgctccaggagctttCCCTGCGGTGGAGCCCAAGGTGGAGCCCTCGGAGCTCTTTGTGCCCTGCTCCACTTTGTCCCCGAAGAAGGAGTGTGGCACCAACCCTGCCCGTGGGGACGCTCAGGACAAGGGGAACAGCTGGGCAGCGGCAGAGGGAGATGGGAACGCATCAGAGCCTTTGCCCGTGGTGGAGCTTTTGCCTCACTTAGAAAATCCCGATGCCCCGGTGGAAATCAAGTGTGAAGATTTAAGTGATGCTCCCAAAGAAGCCAGCCTGGcgcaaaaaagagaaattctaTGTGCTGAAAGGAAGGAGGAGTTCATGCTGGGCCTTGGCCAGGAGCTGAACATGGAGGCCGCCTGCTCCTGTGGGGACGAgcccaggaaggagcagaaCCCCTGTGAGGAGAAGGCggaggagcagggccaggccgggccctgccctgcccagggggagcagcagggggagcctgggggggctgcagggcccccgggccccgggGGCTCCCCAAGGAACCCCCCTGAGAGGGAGGGCGGCTTCAGCAGCCCCCCGGGGGACTCCTCCAGCATCGACGGGCTCTCCGTGGGGACGCCGGCCGGCCCCGAGGCCGCgggggacagggaagggcaggaggaggaggaggaagatgattTCGATGATTTTACGcaagatgaggatgaggaaatGTCATCGGCCTCGGAGGAGTCGATCCTGTCGGTGCCGGAGCTGCAGGTAAAGATAAAACTTGAAAAGATAAAACTTGAAAGGATAAAACTTGAAAGGATAAAACTTGGAAATCCCTAAAAAGGGGCAGCTGTGGGTGTCCTGAAACGCCCTGTGGAGTCAGGGATCCCACTGGGAAACCCACTGGGAATCCCATTGGAAATCCCACTGGAAATTCCTCTGGGGATCCCACTGGGAAACCCACTGGGGAATCCTACTGGGAATCTAACTGGAAATCCCTCTGGGAATCCCATTGGAAATCCCACTGGGGATCCTACTGGGAATCCCACTGGGGAATCCTACTGGGAATCTAACTGGAAATCCCTCTGGGAACCCCACTGAAATCCCAATGGAAATCCTACTAGGAATCCCACTGATAATCCCACTGAAATCCCACGGGGAACTCCACTGGGAATCCCAATGGGAATCTCACTGGGGATCCCAATGGGGATCCCTCTGGAAATCCCACTGGGGATCTAGAAATCCCGCTGGGAATCCCACTGAAATCCCAATGGAGATCCCACTGGAAATCCTACTGGAAATCCCACTGAAATCCCAATGGAAATCCCACTGGGGATCTGGAAATCCCACGGGGGACCCCACTGAGGACCCCACTGATAATCCCATCGAAATCCCAATGGAAACTCCACTGGGAATCCCAATGGAAATCCCACTGGGAATCTCACTGGGGGTCCCAATGGGAATCCCAATGGAAATCCCACTGAGAATCCCACTGGGGATCTGGAAATCCCACTGGGAATCCCACTGGAGATCCCATTGGAAATCCCACTGGGAATCTATATGGAAATCCTTCTGGGAACCCCACTGGAGATCCCATTGAGGATCCCACTGGGAATCTCACTGGGAATGAAATCCCACTGAGGATCTCACTGAGGACCCCACTGGAAACCCCACTGGGGATCTGGGAATCCCACTGGGAACCCTGCTGAAATCCCAATGGAAATCCTACTGGGAACCCCACTGGGGATCTGGAAATCCTACTGGGAATTCCACTGAGGACCCCGCTGGAGATCCCACTGAGAATCCCACTGAAATCCCAATGGAAACTCCACTGGGAATCCCAATGGGAATCCCACTGGAAATCCCATTGAGGATCCCACTGGGAATCTCACTGGGAATCCCACTGAGAATCCCTCTGAAATCCCAATGCAAATCCTACTGGGGATCCCATTGGAAATCCCACTGGGAATCCCACTGGGGATCTGGAAATCCCACTGGGAACCCCACTGAAATCCCAATGGAGATCCCACTGGAAATCCTACTGGAAATCCCATTGAGGATCCCACTGGGGATCCCATTGGAAATCCCACTGAAAATTCCACTGGGAACCCCACTGAAATCCCCATGGAAATCCCACTGAAATCCCAATGGAGATGCCACTGGAAATCCCACTGGGGATTATTTCtaaggaaataataatttaaaaattctatttttgagccaaataaaaatttaaaaattctatttttgagccaaataaaatttttaaaaatgggatttttaaattattattcctaaggaaataataattaaaaatttaatttttgagacaaataaaatttaataaaatgggattttttaattattattcctaaggaaataataatttaaaaaattctatttttgagccaaataaaattttaaaaattacattatattacattttaaaattacattatattacattatattatattatattacattatattatattatatatgatatgatatggtatggtatggtatggtatggtatggtatggtatggtatggtatggtatgatatgatatgatatgatatgatatgatacgATATTATACCTTGCTTGCAACACAGAGACAtttaaaccaaataaaatttaaaaatgggatttttttattattatttctaaggaaataataatttaaaaattatatttttgaaccaaataaaattttaaaaattatatttttaaaatatttttaaatatatatatttttaaaaatatatacttctatattttttattttaaaaattggattttttaattattatttctaaggaaataataatttaaaaattatatttttgaaccaaataaaattaaaaatgggatttttttaatgattatttCTAAGGAAACAATGGAAAAGCTGACCTGGCTGGCCACAGAGAGACGCCTGAGCCAGGAGGGAGATTCTGAAGAGGAAAATTCCCAGGAGGAGAACTCGGagcctgaggaagaggaggaggaggaaggggaggggatggagagctCCCACAAAGAGGATGAAACGTGCGGGGACCCCTCCGAGGAGCCCAAATCTGCGGCCACCGCGGCCAAGGCGGCGTCACCACGGGTGGAGACCCTCAGGAGGCCGGCAGGtgggtgtggggacacaggggggtgtggggacagcaggtgggtttggggacagcaggggacatcaggggggtgtggggacacaggggggtttggggacacaggggggtttggggacacagggggtttggggtcacaggggacacaggggggtttggggacacgggggggtttggggacacagggggtttggggacacaggggacacaggggggtttggggacagctggggacagcaggggggtttggggacacagggggtttggggacatcagggggtttggggacacaggggacacagaggcGTTTGGGGACACGGGAGTTTGGGGACACGGGActcaggggacacagaggggtttggggcacagggggtttggggacacaggggacatcaggagggtttggggacacaggtgggtttggggacacagagggtttggggacacagggagtttggggacatcagggacacgaggggtttggggacacaggggggtttggggtcacagtgggttggggacagcaggggacacagggggtttggggacacagtgggttggggacacagaggggtttggggacacaggtgggtttggggacacagagggtttggggacagctggggacacaggggggtttggggacatcagggggtttggggacacaggggttggacacaggggacacgggacacagggatttggggacacagtgggggtttggggacatcaggggacacaggggacacgggacacagggatttggggacagcaggtgggtttggggacatcaggtgggtttggggacacaggggggtttggggtcacaggggggtttggggacacaggggggtttggggacagagaggggtttgggacacaggggggtttggggacacaggggggtttggggacacagaggggtttggggacacagagggttTAGGGAcacaggtgggtttggggacacagggagtttggggacatcaggggacacaggggggtttggggacacaggggagattgaggacagcagggcaggactttggggtttttgggacaGCAGGTGagttctttggggtttttttggacaGCAGGTGAGTtctttggggtttcttttggaCACCAGGTGAGTTCTTTGGGTTTTTAGATGCCATCAGGTGAGTTCTTTTGAGATTATTTGGATGCCGGCAGTGagttctgtggggtttttgggaccGCAGGTGAATtatttggggtttcttttggaCACCAGGTGAGTTctgtgggtattttttttttggctaccAGCAGGGATGCCATCAGTGATTATCCCCACACTTCCACTTGGGAAGTatctctctcctccccttgcaggcagcacagaatttaaccctttccccatttttcacgCATTTTCCCGTTTGTGTTGGGTCCCGCGCAGGGGAGGCGCTGAAGGCGCCGGGGCGGAGCCGCCGCGCCCTGAGGAGCCGCagccggcggggccgcgcccgcGGCGGCCGGGACACGCCAAGCATGTGCTGCTCTACGACGAGGACATCCTGGACAGGGACCCGCTGAGGGAGCAGAAGGACCTGGCCTTCGCCCAGGCCTACCTCACCCGGGTGAGGCTGCacaaaaactgcagaaatcTGGGGATTTTTACCGCAAAATGtcaaaaatttggggttttctgccACAGAACGTcaaaaaattggggttttttaccacaaaatatcccaaattcgAGGTGTTCTGCCACAGAATATCAAAAGTTTGCCACAAAACATCAGAAATTTGCCACAGAACatcagaaatttggggttttctgccACAAAACGTCAGAAATTTGGGGTGTTCTGCCACAGAACAtcagaaatttgggggtttttacaacaaaatgtcagaaatttggggtttttttgatgcAGAACttcagaaatttggggttttctgccACAGAACttcagaaatttggggttttttaccacAGAACATCAGAAATTTGCCACAGAACGTCAGTAATTTGCCACAAAACGTCAgaaatgtggggttttctgGCACAAAATGTctaaaaattggggttttttaccacaaaatatcccaaattcaGGGTGTTCTGCCACAGAACGTCAGAAATTGGAGGTTTTCTGCCACAAAActcagaaatttgggattttttgccaCAGAATGTCAGCCCCTGCCCCGCTCAAGGATTTTGTTAAGGAACAGAACTCAAACCCCTCCAGAGCTGCTTAAAActccaaaatgaaatttcagcagattcctgctgctgttttccctcctcctcctccttcccaaagAGTGGGAGCTGCAAGTGAAGCACTCAGGGGGCTGAGGGTGCTC
This genomic window contains:
- the LOC135442117 gene encoding LOW QUALITY PROTEIN: GON-4-like protein (The sequence of the model RefSeq protein was modified relative to this genomic sequence to represent the inferred CDS: inserted 1 base in 1 codon), encoding PVSPSTTGAPSSCRRCPPAVRSCSVTVSLCHLSLCPCPCVPLSPVRVPQHYRRTKQLPPLPACCAELQPHEWKAPLEREEQRLPFWLKASLPSIQRELKQLAEDAKETPTSPAGESALAGAEKESSGGECDDKYPLLMPKGLVLTLKPLGNRFSRRPWRRQRCAALKPVLIRPSPGLQPGPGAPGLQKSQKSPQAEAPPSRLRGRVPRPIQPAPPPLRVPAVLAAGDAVEFQNVLPAGQPSSRQAFPGAVVASEAGGAQPKVMLPALGAVRARRPCVRKGHQRKKGPKCAPVIKAAPVLQPSPVILTVPATTVKVLNIGNGCNVIQPLGTAVGRGAQAIPVTTLLVNPSPFPCPLSQPLVTSSIPSLIVSPSPVGREGEEKLTLLPAPGAFPAVEPKVEPSELFVPCSTLSPKKECGTNPARGDAQDKGNSWAAAEGDGNASEPLPVVELLPHLENPDAPVEIKCEDLSDAPKEASLAQKREILCAERKEEFMLGLGQELNMEAACSCGDEPRKEQNPCEEKAEEQGQAGPCPAQGEQQGEPGGAAGPPGPGGSPRNPPEREGGFSSPPGDSSSIDGLSVGTPAGPEAAGDREGQEEEEEDDFDDFTQDEDEEMSSASEESILSVPELQETMEKLTWLATERRLSQEGDSEEENSQEENSEPEEEEEEEGEGMESSHKEDETCGDPSEEPKSAATAAKAASPRVETLRRPAGEALKAPGRSRRALRSRSRRGRARGGRDTXKHVLLYDEDILDRDPLREQKDLAFAQAYLTRVRETLQHIPGKYEDFLRVIYEFEVGADRRTAVDLFCTLRQLLHEWPQLLTDFAAFLLPEQALECGLFEEQQAFEKSRKFLRQLEICFAENPAHHQKIIKVLQSCADCVPQEIAEVSGSPGGP